A window of the Lagopus muta isolate bLagMut1 chromosome 1, bLagMut1 primary, whole genome shotgun sequence genome harbors these coding sequences:
- the ASCL1 gene encoding LOW QUALITY PROTEIN: achaete-scute homolog 1 (The sequence of the model RefSeq protein was modified relative to this genomic sequence to represent the inferred CDS: deleted 2 bases in 2 codons) — MASGSPAGMASGQPPFLQPACFFAAAVAAAAAAGPPGPPPGAPPPPLPQLSPAGGRPSPGGKPSAARAAKRQRSASPELMRCKRRLNFSGFGYSLPQQQPAAVARRNERERNRVKLVNLGFATLREHVPNGAANKKMSKVETLRSAVEYIRALQQLLDEHDAVSAAFQAGVLSPTISPGYSHDMNSMAGSPVSSYSSDEGSYDPLSPEEQELLDFTSWF, encoded by the exons ATGGCCAGCGGCAGCCCCGCCGGGATGGCCAGCGGGCAGCCACCCTTCCTGCAGCCCGCCTGCTTCTTCGCCGCCGCCgtggccgccgccgccgccgccggtccgccggggccgcccccgggggcgccgccgccgccgctc ccgcagCTGAGcccggcgggcgggcggccgTCTCCCGGCGGGAAGCCCTCCGCGGCACGGGCCGCAAAGCGGCAGCGCTCGGCCTCGCCGGAGCTGATGCGTTGCAAGAGG CGGCTCAACTTCAGCGGTTTCGGCTACAGCCTCCCGCAGCAGCAGCCCGCCGCCGTAGCGCGGCGCAACGAGCGGGAGCGCAACCGCGTCAAGCTGGTGAACTTGGGCTTCGCCACGCTTCGCGAGCACGTCCCCAACGGCGCGGCCAACAAGAAGATGAGCAAAGTGGAGACGCTGCGCTCCGCCGTCGAGTACATTcgagccctgcagcagctgctcgaCGAGCACGACGCCGTCAGCGCCGCCTTCCAGGCCGGCGTGCTGTCTCCCACCATCTCGCCCGGTTACTCCCACGACATGAACTCCATGGCGGGTTCCCCCGTCTCCTCCTACTCCTCCGACGAGGGTTCCTACGACCCGCTCAGCCCcgaggagcaggagctgctggactTCACCAGCTGGTTCTGA